From a region of the Methylomonas rapida genome:
- a CDS encoding sensor histidine kinase — protein MTTIPDILIDHDASWLMDIAADAMLIIGADGHVLRANPAAARLFGYTQDEFARLLIEGLIPRRFRATHGDKRAQYAKQPESRTMGALLDIYALRKDGSEFAADVSISPIEGGRVLATVYDITARKQLEAEQKRMIHELEVVNEELKNFAYVVSHDLKAPLRAIGSLADWIAADQKDRLDADGQEHLRLLIQRVRRLDALIDGVLRYSRIGRIHEAVTEVDLNKLLAEVVDMLAPPAGIAITLAQGLPVILAEKTSIQQVLQNLIANAIRYLDKPQGSIVIDCADQGDNWRLSVSDNGPGIETRHFERIFHLFQTLNPRDRVESTGVGLAIVKKIVEQYGGQVWLESTVGQGSTFYFTVPKGATQHPKSNT, from the coding sequence ATGACTACGATACCCGATATTCTGATCGACCATGACGCCAGCTGGCTGATGGATATTGCCGCGGACGCCATGCTGATCATAGGCGCCGATGGGCACGTCCTTAGGGCCAATCCTGCCGCGGCCCGTTTGTTTGGCTACACGCAAGACGAATTTGCCCGCTTGCTTATCGAAGGCTTGATTCCCCGGCGATTTCGGGCTACGCACGGCGATAAGCGTGCCCAATACGCCAAGCAGCCTGAAAGTCGGACGATGGGGGCTTTGCTCGATATTTACGCGTTACGCAAGGACGGCAGTGAATTTGCGGCCGATGTCAGCATCAGCCCCATCGAAGGCGGCCGAGTATTGGCCACTGTGTATGACATCACCGCGCGCAAACAGCTCGAGGCCGAGCAAAAACGGATGATTCATGAACTGGAAGTCGTCAATGAAGAACTGAAAAATTTTGCCTACGTGGTTTCGCACGATTTGAAGGCGCCACTGCGGGCCATTGGCTCGTTGGCCGATTGGATCGCTGCCGACCAGAAGGACCGCCTCGATGCCGACGGCCAGGAACATTTACGCTTGCTGATTCAGCGGGTCAGGCGCCTGGATGCCTTGATAGACGGTGTGTTGCGCTATTCCCGGATTGGACGCATCCATGAGGCGGTGACTGAAGTCGATCTCAACAAGTTGCTGGCAGAGGTGGTAGATATGTTGGCGCCACCCGCGGGGATAGCGATAACCCTGGCCCAAGGCTTGCCGGTCATCCTGGCGGAGAAGACCAGTATTCAGCAGGTTTTGCAGAACCTCATCGCCAATGCGATACGTTATCTGGACAAGCCGCAAGGCAGCATCGTGATCGATTGCGCCGACCAGGGCGATAACTGGCGCCTGAGCGTCAGCGACAACGGCCCAGGTATAGAGACGCGCCACTTCGAGCGCATCTTTCATTTATTCCAGACCTTGAATCCGCGTGATCGGGTCGAAAGTACCGGCGTGGGCCTGGCCATCGTCAAAAAGATAGTCGAGCAGTATGGCGGCCAGGTCTGGCTAGAGTCTACCGTGGGCCAAGGCAGCACTTTTTATTTCACCGTGCCCAAGGGCGCTACGCAACACCCTAAAAGCAATACATGA
- a CDS encoding response regulator, with amino-acid sequence MRVKNKPILLIEDDSVDAMTVRRAIKELHVNNPLAHVENGEEALAYLRDNSHERPCLILLDINMPVMTGIEFLQVFKNIPELKCIPVVALTTSDEQQDKVESFELGVAGYMRKPVEYNHFVDIMRTIDAYWTISESPL; translated from the coding sequence ATGAGAGTTAAAAACAAGCCCATTTTACTGATCGAAGATGATAGCGTGGACGCGATGACCGTGCGACGCGCGATAAAAGAGCTGCATGTCAATAATCCGCTCGCGCATGTGGAAAACGGCGAGGAAGCCCTGGCCTATTTGCGGGACAACAGTCATGAACGTCCTTGCCTGATATTGCTTGACATCAACATGCCTGTCATGACTGGCATTGAATTCTTACAGGTGTTCAAAAACATTCCCGAACTGAAATGCATCCCCGTGGTTGCGCTCACTACCTCCGATGAGCAGCAAGACAAGGTGGAAAGTTTTGAGCTGGGCGTGGCTGGATACATGCGCAAACCGGTTGAATATAATCATTTCGTCGACATCATGCGTACCATAGACGCCTATTGGACCATCAGCGAGTCTCCCTTATGA
- a CDS encoding PAS domain-containing response regulator → MNTMQNKPTIRLLLVDDDQFDRMACKRALTQAQDCDFVLFEAETANQGLKLARSEAVDCVLLDYHLPDLTGVEFLAELAEESGELPMPVVMLTGSDNAMVAVDALKLGARDYVVKGSDGDSLQWLPAVVLRALREQRNIQEKIEAVEQLREAEAKYRTLVEQIPAITYIASLDNPGELLYVSPQIRQLGFPADFWLGESDGFLKQVHADDRQHVIEAYSTTYQQQSALRCEYRLLKQNGQVRWFLDEANVVRDEARGALCLQGVLVDITADKEIAQELLYYRRRLEELVAQRTSELEKQSAILEAANARMDNELCERKRAEAALRKSESRFRLLLESAGEGIIGMDTVGRCTFVNRTALDMLGYLQEELLNQDTCSTIHVGHADGSPVTSAQCGIYDAFRSGSPQRTLERFRRKDGSNFAVECTAHPMQLDGKVVGAVLIFRETR, encoded by the coding sequence ATGAATACCATGCAAAATAAACCCACCATTCGCTTGTTGCTGGTAGACGACGATCAGTTCGATCGCATGGCATGCAAGCGCGCGCTGACCCAAGCGCAGGATTGCGATTTCGTGCTGTTCGAAGCGGAAACGGCCAATCAAGGCCTCAAACTGGCCCGTTCCGAAGCGGTCGATTGCGTGTTGCTGGATTATCATCTGCCGGATTTGACCGGCGTGGAGTTTCTGGCGGAACTGGCGGAGGAATCGGGCGAACTGCCGATGCCAGTGGTCATGCTGACGGGCTCGGATAACGCGATGGTGGCGGTCGATGCGCTGAAGTTGGGCGCGCGCGATTACGTGGTCAAGGGTTCCGATGGAGATTCCCTGCAATGGCTGCCGGCGGTGGTATTGCGTGCGTTGCGGGAGCAACGGAACATTCAAGAGAAAATCGAGGCCGTCGAACAGTTGCGTGAGGCCGAGGCCAAGTACCGCACTTTGGTGGAGCAGATACCCGCCATTACTTACATTGCCTCGCTGGACAATCCGGGGGAACTGCTTTATGTCAGTCCGCAGATTCGGCAATTAGGCTTTCCAGCGGATTTTTGGCTGGGCGAGTCCGACGGTTTTCTGAAACAGGTCCATGCGGACGATAGGCAGCATGTGATCGAGGCTTATTCGACAACCTATCAACAGCAATCGGCGTTACGCTGCGAATATAGATTGCTCAAGCAAAATGGCCAGGTACGCTGGTTTTTGGACGAGGCCAACGTTGTTCGGGACGAGGCGCGCGGCGCATTATGCCTGCAGGGCGTGCTGGTCGATATCACAGCGGATAAGGAAATCGCGCAGGAGCTGCTCTATTATCGAAGACGTCTCGAAGAGCTGGTTGCCCAGCGTACTTCGGAGCTGGAAAAACAAAGCGCGATTCTGGAAGCGGCTAATGCCCGTATGGATAATGAGTTATGCGAGCGCAAGCGGGCGGAAGCCGCGTTACGCAAAAGCGAATCGCGCTTTCGGCTGTTGCTGGAGTCGGCCGGCGAGGGCATTATCGGAATGGATACCGTGGGGCGTTGTACCTTCGTCAATCGCACCGCGCTGGATATGTTGGGTTATTTACAGGAAGAGTTGCTGAATCAAGATACCTGCTCGACGATACATGTCGGCCATGCGGACGGATCGCCGGTGACAAGCGCGCAATGCGGAATCTACGATGCGTTTCGCAGTGGCAGTCCGCAGCGGACGCTGGAAAGGTTCCGGCGCAAGGACGGCAGTAATTTTGCGGTCGAATGCACGGCGCATCCGATGCAACTCGATGGCAAGGTGGTCGGTGCGGTGTTGATTTTTCGGGAAACCCGGTAG
- a CDS encoding Rne/Rng family ribonuclease, whose protein sequence is MKRMLINATQPEELRVALVDGQKLYDFDIEVPSKEQKKSNIYKGIITRVEPSLEAAFVNYGAEKHGFLPFKEIAPEYRNVSDAEEKANKIGIREGQEIVVQIEKEERGNKGAALTTYISLAGTYLVLMPNNPKAGGISRRIEGDNRSELRETMAALEIPDSMGLIIRTAGSDKSAEELQWDLNYLLQLWEAIERSSHEQTAPFLIFQESNVIIRALRDHLRGDIDEILIDQEGAYKLVHNFLKQVMPHNLHKAKLYQDSVPLFSRYQIETQIEMAYKREVSLPSGGSIVIDHTEALTSIDINSARATKGSDIEETALNTNLEAADEIARQLRLRDLGGLFVIDFIDMMSNKNQREVENRLRDALKIDRARIQTGRISRFGLMEMSRQRLRPSLGDSTQLTCPRCKGQGTIRNVESVTLAVLRLIEEEAMKKGTERVIAHLPIDCATFLLNEKRASIQELEARLKVNIVVLPSKHLETPAYDIERIKSLEGLEEKPSHLQIKEDDITVPEFAKQASTKTERAAVKEFLPDAPAPVQNKKTSTSLIQRFWQRLIGQAKVEEKTESVEKKSEGKSKSSRNARRDRDRDRERPAGGRNPRRGNKRTFNPAQGTDTAAPTEENLQQAPESAENNEALQNKPAGERPARRGRNRRRNPRNTGDRRQEQTGSEGSDNQSPAANNTNDNAPRPYASEFAERKQRVESEPQEARSSESSSQPTHSAAED, encoded by the coding sequence ATGAAAAGAATGCTTATCAACGCCACGCAGCCCGAAGAGCTGCGAGTGGCATTGGTAGATGGTCAAAAACTTTACGATTTTGACATCGAAGTTCCGTCCAAAGAACAAAAAAAATCCAACATCTATAAGGGCATCATCACCCGAGTCGAACCCAGCCTGGAAGCCGCCTTCGTCAATTACGGCGCCGAAAAACACGGTTTTCTACCGTTCAAGGAAATTGCCCCTGAATACCGCAACGTCAGCGACGCGGAAGAAAAAGCCAACAAAATCGGCATCCGCGAAGGTCAGGAAATCGTCGTTCAAATCGAAAAGGAAGAACGCGGCAACAAAGGCGCCGCCCTCACCACCTACATCAGCCTGGCCGGCACCTATCTGGTGCTGATGCCGAACAACCCCAAGGCTGGCGGTATTTCCCGCCGCATCGAAGGCGACAACCGCAGCGAATTGCGAGAAACCATGGCCGCGCTGGAAATCCCGGACAGCATGGGCCTGATCATTCGCACGGCCGGCTCCGACAAGAGCGCCGAAGAATTGCAATGGGACTTGAATTACCTGCTGCAACTGTGGGAAGCCATCGAACGTTCCAGCCACGAACAAACCGCGCCCTTTTTGATCTTCCAGGAAAGCAACGTCATCATTCGCGCCCTGCGCGACCATTTGCGCGGCGACATCGACGAAATCCTGATCGACCAGGAAGGTGCCTACAAACTGGTGCACAATTTCCTGAAACAGGTGATGCCGCATAACCTGCACAAGGCCAAGCTGTATCAGGACAGCGTACCGTTGTTCAGCCGTTATCAGATCGAAACCCAGATCGAAATGGCTTACAAACGCGAAGTATCGCTGCCGTCCGGCGGCTCCATCGTGATCGACCATACCGAGGCCCTGACTTCGATCGACATCAACTCGGCGCGCGCCACCAAGGGCAGCGACATCGAGGAAACCGCGCTGAACACCAATCTGGAAGCCGCCGACGAAATCGCCCGCCAATTGCGTTTGCGCGACTTGGGCGGCCTGTTCGTGATCGACTTCATCGACATGATGTCGAACAAAAATCAGCGCGAAGTGGAAAACCGCCTGCGCGACGCCTTGAAAATCGACCGCGCCCGCATCCAGACCGGCCGCATCTCGCGTTTCGGCCTAATGGAAATGTCACGCCAGCGCCTGCGTCCGTCGCTGGGCGACTCCACCCAATTGACCTGCCCGCGCTGCAAGGGCCAAGGGACCATCCGTAACGTGGAATCGGTCACGCTGGCCGTCTTGCGTTTGATCGAGGAAGAAGCGATGAAAAAAGGCACCGAGCGCGTCATCGCGCATTTGCCCATCGATTGCGCCACCTTCTTGTTGAACGAAAAACGGGCCTCCATTCAGGAACTGGAAGCCAGGCTGAAAGTCAACATCGTCGTACTGCCCAGCAAACACCTGGAAACGCCGGCTTACGACATCGAGCGCATCAAATCGCTGGAAGGCCTGGAAGAAAAACCGAGCCATCTGCAAATCAAGGAAGACGACATCACCGTGCCGGAATTTGCCAAACAAGCATCAACGAAAACAGAACGAGCCGCGGTCAAGGAATTCTTGCCGGACGCCCCCGCGCCAGTGCAAAACAAAAAGACATCGACCAGCCTGATCCAACGCTTCTGGCAACGCTTGATCGGACAAGCCAAGGTAGAAGAAAAAACGGAATCAGTCGAGAAAAAGAGCGAAGGCAAATCCAAATCCAGCCGTAATGCACGGCGCGACCGAGATCGGGATCGGGAACGTCCCGCCGGCGGCCGTAACCCACGCCGAGGCAACAAACGCACCTTCAATCCGGCGCAAGGCACTGACACAGCGGCTCCGACCGAGGAAAACCTTCAGCAAGCGCCCGAATCGGCTGAGAACAACGAAGCCTTGCAGAACAAGCCCGCGGGTGAACGCCCCGCGCGCCGTGGACGCAATCGCCGCCGCAATCCGCGCAATACCGGCGACAGAAGACAAGAACAGACAGGCAGCGAGGGCAGTGATAATCAGTCCCCCGCCGCAAACAACACCAACGACAATGCGCCACGTCCTTACGCCAGCGAGTTCGCTGAACGCAAGCAGCGTGTCGAGTCGGAACCACAAGAGGCGAGATCAAGCGAATCGTCATCTCAGCCAACGCACTCCGCAGCCGAAGACTAA
- the rluC gene encoding 23S rRNA pseudouridine(955/2504/2580) synthase RluC — protein sequence MKTASEQNNPQVQWLEIGEANCEQRLDNFLIGFLKGVPKTRIYRMVRKGEVRVNKGRVEVSYKLAMGDIVRIPPVRVAEKPDDVIVQPTLKYSLENHILFEDDGFIVLNKPAGFAVHGGSGVNSGVIEALRQIRPQQKFLELVHRLDKDTSGCLLIAKKRSVLKVLHEMFRGDGIQKTYLALLAGQFKRKKQLVDVPLLKNVSQGGERMVTVSQAGKVAETLFTRLKTFEDATLVHAAPKTGRTHQIRVHAAWLGHPIVGDERYGENEVNKAFKKRGYKRLFLHAEQLRFAHPLTGVPLHFVAPLPADLQALLDHEKTL from the coding sequence ATGAAAACCGCATCCGAACAGAACAATCCACAAGTGCAATGGCTGGAAATCGGCGAAGCCAATTGCGAGCAACGACTCGATAATTTCCTCATCGGTTTCTTGAAAGGCGTACCCAAAACCCGTATTTACCGCATGGTTCGCAAGGGCGAGGTCAGGGTGAACAAAGGCCGGGTCGAGGTCAGTTACAAATTGGCGATGGGCGATATCGTCAGGATTCCGCCGGTGCGCGTGGCGGAAAAGCCGGATGACGTCATCGTGCAGCCCACCTTGAAATACAGTCTGGAGAACCACATTTTGTTCGAAGACGACGGTTTCATTGTCTTGAACAAGCCTGCCGGCTTTGCGGTGCATGGCGGTAGCGGTGTCAATTCCGGTGTGATCGAGGCTTTGCGGCAAATTCGGCCACAGCAAAAGTTTCTGGAATTGGTGCATAGATTGGACAAGGACACCTCCGGCTGTTTATTGATAGCGAAAAAACGCTCGGTCTTGAAAGTGTTGCATGAGATGTTTCGTGGCGATGGCATCCAGAAAACCTATCTGGCTTTGCTGGCCGGCCAATTCAAACGCAAAAAACAACTGGTCGACGTGCCGTTGCTGAAAAACGTCAGCCAGGGCGGCGAGCGCATGGTTACGGTCAGTCAGGCCGGTAAGGTGGCTGAAACCCTATTCACACGGTTGAAGACCTTTGAGGATGCGACATTGGTGCATGCGGCGCCGAAAACAGGACGCACTCATCAAATCCGCGTGCATGCGGCCTGGTTGGGGCATCCTATCGTCGGCGACGAACGCTACGGCGAAAACGAGGTCAACAAGGCTTTCAAAAAGCGTGGCTACAAGCGTTTGTTTTTACATGCCGAGCAATTGCGTTTTGCGCATCCCTTGACAGGCGTGCCACTGCACTTTGTCGCGCCTTTGCCCGCTGACTTACAAGCTCTGCTGGATCATGAAAAAACGCTTTGA
- a CDS encoding HAD-IA family hydrolase, which translates to MKKRFDVIIFDWDGTLVDSIDWIVHCIQQAALHHGCRVPDAQSAKDIIGLSIENAIKTLFPDEDAETRAKLAFHYGQGFFSRQIGPDDLFPGVRDMLLRLRQDGYRLAVATGKKSKGLAQAIAGTGVADLFCTTRCADQTASKPDPLMLTEIIAELGVDKRRALMVGDSVHDLQMAINAEIDAIAVTCGAHSAVTLKQYRPLCCLSSATELLGII; encoded by the coding sequence ATGAAAAAACGCTTTGATGTGATCATATTCGATTGGGACGGCACCCTGGTCGACTCCATCGACTGGATCGTGCATTGCATACAACAAGCCGCGCTGCATCACGGTTGCCGGGTGCCTGATGCGCAGTCCGCCAAGGACATCATAGGCTTGAGCATCGAAAATGCGATCAAGACCTTGTTTCCGGACGAAGATGCCGAAACGCGCGCGAAACTGGCGTTTCATTACGGGCAGGGCTTTTTCTCCAGGCAAATCGGCCCGGACGATCTTTTTCCGGGGGTTCGCGACATGCTGCTTAGGCTCAGGCAAGACGGTTATCGCTTGGCGGTGGCTACCGGCAAAAAATCCAAGGGTTTGGCGCAAGCCATTGCCGGCACCGGTGTGGCGGATCTGTTTTGTACCACGCGTTGCGCGGATCAAACGGCGTCCAAGCCCGATCCATTGATGTTGACCGAAATCATCGCCGAACTGGGTGTTGACAAGCGGCGAGCGTTGATGGTGGGAGATTCGGTGCATGACCTGCAAATGGCGATAAACGCCGAAATTGACGCAATCGCCGTAACCTGTGGTGCGCATTCAGCAGTGACGCTGAAACAATATCGGCCCTTGTGTTGTCTATCGTCTGCAACTGAGTTGTTAGGAATCATCTAA
- the sppA gene encoding signal peptide peptidase SppA translates to MENQQHSTTSHNNADGWEKEVLEKLAFSAIDEQKRARRWGIFFKFLTFAYLAVALALVVYPRFEADISAGKPHVAVVDVMGMIAEGEAASADNIIQGLREAIEDKNTSGVILNINSPGGSAVQSAYVYHEIRRQKAQHPDMPIYAVVSDMCASGGYYIASASDKIYVSPASIIGSIGVVMNGFGFSNVLEKLGVERRLLTAGEHKALLDPFSPVKERETKHMQSLLDQVHQQFISAVKQARGDRLKETPEMFSGLVWTGEEGVKLGLADGFGSIDSVARDELGTEKTLNFTPQERLIDRLAGKFGASFGHAIGTMVKSINFQ, encoded by the coding sequence ATGGAAAATCAACAACATTCGACTACATCCCATAATAATGCAGACGGTTGGGAAAAAGAGGTTTTGGAAAAGCTGGCGTTTTCGGCCATCGATGAGCAGAAAAGAGCCCGGCGCTGGGGGATTTTTTTCAAATTCCTGACCTTTGCCTATCTGGCGGTTGCATTGGCATTGGTGGTTTATCCGCGCTTCGAGGCGGATATCAGTGCCGGTAAGCCGCATGTGGCGGTGGTCGATGTGATGGGTATGATCGCCGAGGGCGAAGCGGCCAGTGCCGATAACATCATCCAGGGCTTGCGCGAGGCGATCGAAGACAAAAATACCTCCGGCGTCATTTTAAACATCAATTCACCGGGTGGCAGCGCCGTGCAGTCGGCCTATGTTTACCATGAAATTCGCCGGCAAAAAGCCCAGCATCCGGATATGCCGATTTATGCGGTCGTCAGCGATATGTGTGCGTCCGGTGGCTATTATATTGCGTCCGCCAGTGACAAAATCTATGTCAGTCCCGCCAGCATCATCGGTTCGATTGGTGTCGTGATGAACGGTTTTGGTTTTAGCAATGTGCTGGAAAAGCTGGGCGTGGAGCGCCGCTTATTGACGGCGGGCGAACATAAAGCCCTGCTCGACCCGTTTTCGCCGGTGAAGGAGCGGGAAACCAAGCATATGCAATCGTTGCTGGATCAGGTGCATCAGCAATTCATTAGCGCGGTGAAGCAGGCGCGCGGCGATCGCTTGAAGGAAACGCCGGAGATGTTTTCCGGCCTGGTCTGGACCGGCGAGGAGGGCGTAAAGCTCGGCTTGGCGGATGGCTTTGGCAGCATCGATTCGGTCGCCCGCGATGAGCTGGGTACGGAAAAGACCTTGAACTTCACGCCGCAAGAACGTTTGATCGATCGTTTGGCCGGTAAATTCGGCGCATCGTTCGGGCATGCGATCGGTACGATGGTTAAATCGATTAATTTTCAATAA
- the dnaX gene encoding DNA polymerase III subunit gamma/tau, with product MAYQVLARKWRPSNFTQLVGQEHVSQSLIHALQHDRLHHAYLFTGTRGVGKTTVARILAKAINCENLQDSNPCGKCQVCQDFEQGRFMDLIEVDAASRTKVEDTRDLLDNAQYAPNQGRYKVYLIDEVHMLSGHSFNALLKTLEEPPPHVKFLLATTDPHKIPVTVLSRCLQFNLKRLLPDQIEKQMSFILNEEKIAFDPAAIKLLARAADGSMRDGLSLLDQAIVYGSGSVNLADVGGMLGTVAQQPIDDILRALAAQDGKAVLAKIADAAELTPDFADILQQILRMLHRVALLQQLPDFIDQEFDQQFLHELAQALSPEDVQLFYQIGLIGQRDLELAPDPRSGFEMVVLRMLTFRPQNSETPAVPQARAAVPQQKPASAPVRTVEQKSAMTPPSASVSVPHTADNPVASPPPEAGAVAAQSDNWGDIIAALNIGGRTRELANNCVLDGIEDNVCRLLIDPGFQRVGAVAEEKLRDALQKYFGKPLKLQITPQIIQQMTPALEMQKAREERQQAAVDDINNDPNARALKEQFDARIMPGSIEPIN from the coding sequence ATGGCTTACCAGGTTCTTGCCAGAAAATGGCGTCCCAGCAACTTCACTCAGTTAGTCGGTCAGGAACACGTCAGTCAATCGCTGATACATGCCTTGCAGCATGACAGATTGCACCATGCTTATCTTTTCACCGGTACGCGTGGCGTAGGCAAGACCACCGTTGCCCGCATTCTGGCCAAGGCCATCAATTGCGAAAATCTGCAAGACAGCAACCCTTGCGGAAAATGCCAGGTTTGCCAGGATTTCGAACAGGGCCGCTTCATGGACTTGATCGAAGTCGATGCCGCCTCGCGCACCAAGGTCGAGGATACCCGCGATCTGCTCGACAATGCGCAATACGCTCCCAATCAAGGCCGCTACAAAGTCTATTTGATCGACGAAGTGCACATGCTGTCCGGGCACAGCTTCAATGCGCTGTTAAAAACCCTGGAAGAGCCGCCGCCGCACGTCAAATTCCTGCTGGCTACCACCGATCCGCACAAGATTCCGGTGACGGTGCTGTCGCGCTGTCTGCAATTCAATCTGAAACGTTTGCTGCCGGACCAGATTGAAAAGCAGATGAGTTTTATCCTGAACGAGGAGAAAATCGCCTTCGATCCCGCAGCCATCAAATTGTTGGCCAGGGCGGCCGACGGCAGCATGCGCGACGGCCTGAGTTTGCTGGATCAGGCCATCGTCTACGGTAGCGGTAGCGTCAATCTGGCGGATGTTGGCGGCATGCTCGGCACGGTCGCCCAGCAGCCGATAGACGATATTCTGCGCGCGCTGGCCGCGCAAGACGGTAAAGCCGTGCTGGCAAAAATTGCCGATGCGGCCGAGTTGACGCCGGATTTTGCCGATATTCTGCAACAAATACTGCGCATGTTGCATCGGGTGGCGTTATTGCAGCAACTGCCGGATTTTATCGATCAGGAATTCGATCAGCAATTTCTGCACGAACTGGCGCAGGCTCTTTCGCCGGAAGACGTGCAACTGTTCTATCAAATCGGCTTGATCGGGCAACGCGATTTGGAACTGGCGCCGGACCCGCGTAGCGGCTTCGAGATGGTGGTGCTCAGAATGCTGACGTTTCGTCCGCAAAACAGCGAAACGCCGGCCGTCCCCCAGGCCCGCGCCGCGGTACCCCAGCAGAAACCAGCGTCCGCCCCTGTTCGAACCGTTGAGCAAAAGTCGGCTATGACGCCGCCATCTGCGTCTGTATCGGTTCCCCATACTGCCGATAATCCCGTTGCCTCGCCGCCACCTGAGGCCGGCGCAGTGGCGGCTCAATCCGACAATTGGGGTGACATCATTGCCGCATTGAATATCGGCGGCCGTACCCGTGAATTGGCCAACAATTGCGTGCTGGATGGCATCGAAGATAACGTTTGCCGCTTGTTGATCGATCCCGGCTTTCAACGGGTGGGGGCGGTTGCCGAGGAAAAGTTGCGCGATGCCTTGCAAAAATATTTTGGCAAGCCTTTAAAACTGCAGATTACGCCGCAAATCATTCAGCAAATGACACCGGCGCTGGAAATGCAAAAAGCGCGCGAAGAACGGCAGCAGGCCGCCGTCGACGACATCAACAATGACCCCAATGCAAGGGCATTGAAGGAACAGTTTGACGCCAGGATCATGCCTGGCAGCATAGAACCGATCAACTAG
- a CDS encoding YbaB/EbfC family nucleoid-associated protein, with protein MKNALAGIMQQAQKMQENFKKAQEELEAMEVKGESGGGLVTILMTGKREVRKVNIDPSLVGDDKDMLEDLVAAAINDAVHKVNKMKKEKMADVTSGMPLPPGFQMPF; from the coding sequence ATGAAAAACGCACTCGCTGGCATTATGCAGCAAGCCCAAAAAATGCAAGAAAACTTCAAAAAAGCCCAGGAAGAGCTGGAAGCCATGGAGGTGAAAGGCGAATCGGGCGGCGGATTGGTGACGATATTGATGACCGGAAAACGCGAGGTGCGTAAGGTCAATATCGATCCATCGCTGGTGGGCGACGACAAGGACATGCTGGAAGACCTGGTGGCGGCGGCGATCAACGATGCCGTGCATAAGGTCAACAAAATGAAGAAGGAAAAAATGGCCGACGTCACGTCCGGCATGCCGTTGCCGCCCGGGTTTCAAATGCCGTTTTAA
- the recR gene encoding recombination mediator RecR codes for MQNPGLLKELIQSLCCLPGVGQKSAQRMAFHLLQRNRDGGRQLSRVLSQAMDNIGYCRDCRTLTEAEVCEVCANPQRDDAVLCIVESAADVWVIDQATSFKGKYFVLHGRLSPLDGMGPDQLGIDLLEQRLASGVIKEIILATNSTIEGQATAHFIGEIANKFHIRATRIAHGVPMGGELEFIDSGTLSHAFNDRREF; via the coding sequence ATGCAGAACCCAGGTTTGCTGAAAGAGCTGATCCAGAGCCTGTGCTGTTTGCCTGGCGTTGGGCAAAAATCCGCGCAACGCATGGCGTTTCATTTGCTGCAGCGCAATCGTGACGGTGGCCGGCAGTTGAGCCGCGTTCTTTCGCAAGCCATGGACAACATCGGTTATTGCCGCGATTGCCGTACCCTGACCGAGGCCGAAGTCTGCGAGGTCTGTGCAAATCCGCAGCGCGACGATGCGGTGTTGTGCATCGTGGAAAGCGCGGCCGACGTCTGGGTGATCGATCAGGCCACCAGCTTCAAAGGCAAATATTTCGTGCTGCACGGACGCTTGTCGCCGCTGGACGGCATGGGCCCGGATCAACTCGGCATAGACTTGTTGGAGCAGCGTCTGGCCAGCGGTGTGATCAAGGAAATCATACTGGCGACGAACTCCACGATCGAAGGCCAGGCCACGGCTCATTTCATCGGCGAAATCGCCAACAAGTTCCATATTCGCGCCACCCGCATCGCTCACGGCGTGCCGATGGGCGGCGAACTGGAATTCATCGACAGCGGCACGCTGTCCCACGCATTCAACGACAGGCGGGAATTTTAA